Genomic DNA from Bacteroides zhangwenhongii:
CTTTGTAATATCACCTGCAAAATATAAGTCGATGGTACGAAATACCTTATCATTAGCAATACCTCCTATGATCAAGTCGTAGTTGCCGATATTTTCTCCTCTTCTGCAACTTACCACAAAATCAAGCCATGCCCCATCATAATGGTCAAAACGCAATACTTTCCATGATTGTAAATCATCGGTCATTTCATACGTATTAAGCCATGCCTCGCTACCTCTACGCAGAAAACGCTCCGCATATTTCACAGCCTGTTCCCTGATAGTCGTCAGATAGAAACCACGACCAAAATCAAGGTATGAACGCGAGTGAGCGGTATCTGGGTATTCTACTTTTACTGTTGATGAATGATATACTTTCATGTGTCAAGCACTCCTTTCTCTTTCATGTACGAGGTAAGGTCTTCTATTAGATACTCTTTACTGAATGTGTGGAGTACATCGTATGAAGGTATGATATAATCATACAAGATTCCCGATGATTTTAGTTTGTTGTATACTTCTTTCTGACTAAGGTGCAGCCGTCTCGCCAAATTTCCTATACTGTAGGAGATGAAATCTACTTTATCTTTATTCATACCTGTCATTTTAATTGGTCTTGAAAACAAAAATAATCAAAATCACTGAAATATAGCGTAAGTTACTTATTTTTCTATTGAAATTTATAAAATGATAGGTTATTGCCGGAATAGAAGTAGGCTATTCTTTCTGAAATTGCTAGCTCTACTATCATAAACTAGTGAGTCTCTAATATAATAATGTGGGGATGGATTTCTATGATTTTAACAACTGATTTATAACAGCTTGATTATTGGTGTATTACATATAAATGTGAAAAAATACTAGTAAAACAATACTTCACGTCCTTTTTATTATATACATTTGCCGCCAATACATCAAAATGGTGTGTTGAAATTGATGATTCCTCAGTGCAACAGACGTGTTGTTTGGTATCCCATAACTGAAAGCGAACACTTCCTTTTATGCTATTCTTCTGTCCAATCAAAGATTTCTATTGGGAAATAAATAAAGATATTAAGATGAAAGTATTTTATAACCTGCAGAGATGTGTAGGTTTTCTCGTTCTTTTCTCTATTTTGCTTGCAGCTTGTGTAAATCACATTTCGGAGGAGGAAGAAGCTGGTGTGGTAGTTAATGATGGAAATATTCCATTGAAAATTATAGCTGATATTCATGAAATTGCCAATACGCGTGTGGCAAATAACACCTTTGAGAAAGGAGATGAAGTGGGACTGTTCGCATTAGCCGGTTCTACTACCATACAGGAAGAACGTTATGCGGACAATCTTCATTTTGTTCGTTCGGCCGATGGAGAGTTTATAGCTGATGAATCGGTGTATTATCCGGATGATGGTGTGACGCTGAATTTAATCAGTTATTATCCATATCGGGAAGAAGGAGTAGCTATGGGAGAAAGCAAGATGCCGGTATCTATTGAAACAGAGCAAAATATTCCGGTGAACTATTCTCATTCTGATTTTTTGGTTGCTACTAAAGAAGATGTACTGGCGACTCAAGAGGCTGTAGCCTTGACTTACAATCATAAATTTTTCCGCTTAAAGATAGCTTTAGTACCTGGAGAGGGAGAAGACGTGGAAAGTATGTTGACGGCCAATCCTAAACTTTCTGTTTCCGGCTTTTACACAAAAAGCATTTATGACTTTCAGAAGAAATCTTATTCCTCCTTTACAGATGAGAAAGATATCATTCCTACCGGTGAGTGGGAGATAGTCGATGAAAGGCTAGTAGGTAAAGACCTGATTTTGATACCTCAGGAAGCGACAGTAGGATACCAATATATAACATTGGAGGCTAACGGAAAACCATACACTTGCTTGTTGCCCTCTACTTTGAAACTTCAGGAAGGCAAACAAAGAGAACTGGAAATAACTTTTGTAGCAGCAGAAGATATCCTCATGAGCAAGCTCAATGGAGAAATCAATGATTGGGAGGGAACTGAAGTAGATCATACAGGATCAGAGACTCTTCATAAATATATAGATGTGTCAAAGTTAACTTTCGAGAACTCAAACATTTGTAAAGTGCTGAATAAAGGAAAACAAGTGGCTGAGATTTGTAAGGAGTATCTGGTAACTCCGGATTTTTCTTCGCAAGCAATCGTAGTTTATCCGATGAAAGAAGATGGAACGGCTGATTTATCTCGAGGGCTTGTTGCACAATTGTTAGGAAAAACCGGTAAAGTGCATGGCGGAAATGTTGTATGGGATACGGAAAACCACTCCTTGAATTATACACCGGGCACCTTACCGGCTCGAAATAATATTTATGTGATGGCGAATGGCGAAGTCTCTTTATCGGTAGCTATGGGGGATGATGTATTACAAGTCTTGGCATTGGAGGATGTCGCTCGTGATGTACGTGGAGGGATGATCCATAATTATCCGTTGGTGAAAATCGGAACCCAATATTGGATGCGTGACAATTTGAAAGCCTCTTTCTATATAGATGGTAATGAAATCCCTAAATTGGATGCAGTGACAGATGGTGCAGTCGGATACCTACAATCCGAAGCGAATGCAACATATTATTTCTATACTGCTAGTGTCGCATTATCCGGTAATATTCTGCCGAATC
This window encodes:
- a CDS encoding fimbrillin family protein translates to MKVFYNLQRCVGFLVLFSILLAACVNHISEEEEAGVVVNDGNIPLKIIADIHEIANTRVANNTFEKGDEVGLFALAGSTTIQEERYADNLHFVRSADGEFIADESVYYPDDGVTLNLISYYPYREEGVAMGESKMPVSIETEQNIPVNYSHSDFLVATKEDVLATQEAVALTYNHKFFRLKIALVPGEGEDVESMLTANPKLSVSGFYTKSIYDFQKKSYSSFTDEKDIIPTGEWEIVDERLVGKDLILIPQEATVGYQYITLEANGKPYTCLLPSTLKLQEGKQRELEITFVAAEDILMSKLNGEINDWEGTEVDHTGSETLHKYIDVSKLTFENSNICKVLNKGKQVAEICKEYLVTPDFSSQAIVVYPMKEDGTADLSRGLVAQLLGKTGKVHGGNVVWDTENHSLNYTPGTLPARNNIYVMANGEVSLSVAMGDDVLQVLALEDVARDVRGGMIHNYPLVKIGTQYWMRDNLKASFYIDGNEIPKLDAVTDGAVGYLQSEANATYYFYTASVALSGNILPNHWSVPNWEDWNILKTYLKEDASLLKSGTWLPLNTGDTAEPATNWSGFDGIPVGMYVGTFQSNYEGKYLAYWTLDETNSEIAETVFYLKSDTNLIESSKAGTDKKALAIRCIRK
- a CDS encoding DUF3791 domain-containing protein; this translates as MNKDKVDFISYSIGNLARRLHLSQKEVYNKLKSSGILYDYIIPSYDVLHTFSKEYLIEDLTSYMKEKGVLDT
- a CDS encoding DUF3990 domain-containing protein, which translates into the protein MKVYHSSTVKVEYPDTAHSRSYLDFGRGFYLTTIREQAVKYAERFLRRGSEAWLNTYEMTDDLQSWKVLRFDHYDGAWLDFVVSCRRGENIGNYDLIIGGIANDKVFRTIDLYFAGDITKQQALNKLVYEKPNIQLCIRSEQMLRQCLTLINSEKL